One Meiothermus sp. CFH 77666 genomic region harbors:
- a CDS encoding rhodanese-like domain-containing protein yields MKIGYKALLEAALAEIETIKAEEARGYLGHPDYVFVDLRDIRELRREGKIPGAFHAPRGMLEFWVDPESPYHKPIFASGKKFVFYCAGGWRSALAAQTVQRMGLEPVCHIEGGFTEWVRVGGVVERLEER; encoded by the coding sequence ATGAAAATCGGCTACAAAGCGTTGCTCGAGGCTGCCCTGGCCGAGATCGAGACCATCAAAGCCGAGGAGGCCAGGGGTTACCTGGGCCACCCCGACTACGTGTTCGTGGACTTGCGCGATATCCGCGAACTCAGGCGCGAGGGCAAGATTCCCGGCGCTTTCCACGCTCCACGGGGCATGCTGGAGTTCTGGGTAGACCCCGAAAGCCCCTACCACAAGCCCATCTTTGCTTCGGGCAAGAAGTTTGTCTTTTACTGCGCGGGGGGCTGGCGCTCGGCCCTGGCCGCCCAGACGGTGCAGCGGATGGGCCTGGAGCCGGTGTGTCATATTGAGGGCGGTTTTACCGAGTGGGTGCGGGTGGGTGGAGTCGTGGAGCGGCTCGAGGAGCGGTAA
- a CDS encoding UDP-N-acetylmuramoyl-L-alanyl-D-glutamate--2,6-diaminopimelate ligase, translating into MPTLAELFSLFGQSAPPVEVTGITHDSRLVQPGFVFVAVPGVPLPSRRPFDGHDYIPQALAKGAVAVVGMLELNLPVPYLRVADARAALADLSAAFWGYPAQKLKLVGVTGSKGKTTVTVLLHHLLQSASPPVGRLSTVGVKIGDEELFLPGHFTTPEAPQVQEMLHRFTVAGCQQAVLEVSSHALALERVRGLSYEVGVFTNLYEDHLDLHGSMENYFAEKKKLLERSRFRVVNSDNPWTQTLAGRPQTWSYGAQGDWRLQRLEESSSGLSFEVISPIGSFPVQLPMLGRFNAENALAALAAASRMGLSVAQLQAGLARFPGVPGRMQLVQREPFRVVVDFAHTGASLEAALHTLRPTTQHRLLVVIGAAGNQDPGRRTGIGQVAARLADLAIFTEEDHRTEPLEAILQTMARAHGDPRRYVLVPDRREAIRYALKEARPGDTVLFSGKGHERTLERGTEILPWNEVEEVRLGLGELGRKAES; encoded by the coding sequence ATGCCGACGCTGGCAGAGCTATTTTCCCTGTTTGGCCAGAGCGCTCCCCCCGTGGAAGTGACGGGCATTACGCACGACTCGCGCCTGGTGCAGCCTGGTTTTGTATTCGTGGCCGTGCCCGGTGTGCCCTTGCCGAGCCGCAGGCCCTTCGACGGACACGACTACATTCCCCAGGCCCTTGCAAAGGGGGCGGTGGCGGTGGTGGGGATGCTCGAGCTGAACCTGCCCGTACCCTACCTGCGGGTGGCCGATGCACGGGCCGCCCTGGCCGACCTCTCGGCAGCCTTCTGGGGCTATCCGGCGCAAAAGTTGAAGCTGGTCGGCGTGACCGGCTCCAAGGGCAAGACCACCGTTACGGTGCTGCTCCACCACCTGTTGCAATCGGCCTCTCCGCCGGTGGGCCGGCTTTCCACGGTGGGGGTCAAAATTGGGGATGAGGAGCTTTTTTTGCCCGGCCACTTCACCACCCCCGAGGCCCCGCAGGTGCAGGAGATGCTGCACCGCTTTACAGTAGCCGGGTGTCAGCAGGCGGTGCTCGAGGTAAGCAGCCATGCGCTGGCCCTGGAGCGGGTGCGGGGGCTCTCTTACGAAGTGGGTGTCTTCACCAACCTCTATGAAGACCACCTCGACCTGCACGGCAGCATGGAAAACTATTTTGCTGAGAAAAAGAAGCTCCTGGAGCGCTCGAGGTTCAGGGTGGTGAACAGCGACAACCCCTGGACGCAAACCCTGGCGGGTCGCCCCCAGACCTGGAGCTATGGCGCCCAGGGCGACTGGCGGCTACAGCGCCTGGAGGAAAGCAGCAGCGGTCTATCGTTTGAAGTCATCTCGCCCATCGGGTCGTTCCCGGTGCAGTTGCCCATGCTGGGGCGCTTCAACGCCGAGAACGCCCTGGCAGCCCTGGCCGCCGCCAGCCGGATGGGCCTCTCGGTGGCGCAACTCCAGGCCGGGCTGGCCCGTTTTCCGGGTGTACCGGGCCGGATGCAATTGGTGCAGCGCGAGCCTTTTCGGGTGGTGGTGGACTTTGCCCACACCGGGGCCAGCCTCGAGGCCGCTCTGCATACCCTGCGCCCCACCACCCAACACCGCCTGCTGGTGGTGATCGGGGCTGCCGGCAACCAGGATCCAGGCCGCCGAACGGGCATCGGACAGGTGGCGGCGCGCCTGGCCGACCTGGCCATCTTCACCGAGGAAGACCACCGCACCGAGCCTCTGGAGGCAATTTTGCAGACCATGGCCCGGGCCCACGGCGACCCCCGCCGCTATGTGCTGGTGCCCGACCGGCGCGAGGCCATCCGCTATGCCTTGAAGGAGGCCCGGCCCGGCGACACGGTGCTCTTCTCGGGCAAAGGCCACGAGCGGACGCTCGAGCGGGGCACCGAAATACTGCCCTGGAACGAGGTAGAGGAGGTGCGCCTGGGGCTGGGGGAACTGGGGCGAAAGGCCGAAAGCTGA
- a CDS encoding Nif3-like dinuclear metal center hexameric protein, whose product MQRDALVRWLDEYLRIREFKDPSLNGLQVEGKAEVRKIGVSVDAAQAIFDQAAEAKVDFLITHHGLFWGQPFAIVGYQKRRLEKLFSAGISLYTAHLPLDAHPEVGNNAVLARELGLQGLEPFPHPKYGPIGFVGHFAAAKPLAEVVDRIGELTGMQPLLHQGGPDEVRRVGVVSGGGAGDVGLAQALGCDLYITGEPSHAHYHEPFELGLNVIYAGHYDSETFGVKALAARLEEAFGLPWVFLEHPTGL is encoded by the coding sequence ATGCAGCGCGATGCCCTGGTTCGTTGGCTGGATGAGTACCTCAGAATCCGCGAGTTCAAAGACCCCTCGCTCAATGGCTTGCAGGTAGAGGGTAAAGCCGAGGTGCGAAAAATTGGGGTCTCGGTGGATGCGGCCCAGGCGATCTTCGACCAGGCCGCAGAAGCCAAGGTGGACTTTCTGATCACCCATCATGGGCTTTTCTGGGGGCAGCCGTTTGCCATTGTGGGCTACCAGAAAAGACGCCTGGAAAAGTTGTTCTCGGCAGGCATCAGCCTTTACACCGCCCACCTGCCGCTCGACGCCCATCCCGAGGTGGGGAACAATGCGGTGCTGGCCCGCGAGCTGGGTTTGCAGGGGTTGGAGCCTTTCCCGCACCCCAAGTACGGCCCCATTGGCTTTGTGGGGCACTTTGCCGCGGCAAAACCCCTGGCCGAGGTGGTGGATCGCATCGGCGAGCTGACCGGCATGCAGCCGCTCCTGCACCAGGGGGGGCCGGATGAGGTGCGCCGGGTGGGCGTTGTCTCGGGGGGTGGGGCCGGTGATGTGGGGCTGGCCCAGGCTTTGGGCTGCGACCTTTACATTACCGGCGAACCTTCGCACGCGCACTACCACGAGCCTTTCGAGCTGGGCCTTAACGTGATTTATGCAGGCCACTACGATAGCGAGACCTTTGGGGTCAAGGCCCTGGCTGCGCGGCTGGAAGAGGCGTTTGGCCTGCCCTGGGTGTTTTTGGAGCATCCAACGGGGTTATGA
- the tmk gene encoding dTMP kinase has product MRGLFLTFEGPEGAGKSTQTRLLAAWLEQQGLAVVQTREPGGTRLGQAIRGLLLHQDAMCAEAEYLLYSADRAEHMQTLIRPALLRGEVVLCDRWLDSSLAYQGYGRGLDLAWLRQVAQGATLGVKPHKTFLFDLPPEVGLQRFEGRDRLEREPLEFHRRVRQGYLELARAEPERFVVLDATQTPEELQAQLQVYLQGLLAEAGLGADTRLHP; this is encoded by the coding sequence CTGCGCGGCCTCTTCCTGACCTTCGAAGGCCCCGAGGGTGCTGGAAAGTCGACCCAGACGCGCCTGCTTGCGGCCTGGTTGGAACAGCAGGGCCTTGCGGTGGTGCAGACCCGCGAACCCGGTGGTACCCGGCTGGGGCAGGCCATTCGCGGGCTATTGCTGCACCAGGACGCCATGTGCGCCGAGGCCGAGTACCTGCTTTACTCCGCCGACCGCGCCGAGCATATGCAAACCCTCATCCGACCCGCTTTACTGCGGGGTGAGGTGGTGCTCTGTGACCGCTGGCTCGATTCCTCGCTGGCCTATCAGGGCTACGGGCGGGGGCTAGACCTGGCCTGGCTGCGCCAGGTTGCCCAGGGTGCGACGCTGGGCGTGAAGCCTCACAAAACGTTCCTGTTCGACCTGCCCCCCGAGGTGGGCTTGCAGCGCTTTGAAGGGCGGGATCGCCTCGAGCGCGAACCCCTCGAGTTCCACCGGCGGGTGCGGCAGGGCTACCTTGAGCTGGCCCGCGCCGAACCCGAGCGTTTTGTGGTGCTGGATGCAACCCAGACCCCGGAGGAACTGCAAGCCCAGTTGCAGGTGTATCTGCAAGGTCTGCTGGCAGAGGCAGGGCTTGGCGCCGATACCAGACTCCACCCTTGA
- a CDS encoding glutaminyl-peptide cyclotransferase, which yields MLRALLSLWLLLGMALAQPQVPVWGFRVVNTYPHDPTAFTQGLIYHDGFLYEGTGLYGQSSIRKVELKTGRVLQSRPLAQKYFGEGITLFQNRFYQLTWQNQEGFIYDLNFNPVGRFTYQTEGWGLTHDGARLILSDGSAQLFFLNPRTLRPERTLTVRAGGQPVTRLNELEYIQGRIWANVWQTNRIAIINPQSGNVEAWLDLTGLSLLAQARNPDPDAVLNGIAYDSQNRRIFVTGKLWPFLFEIEVVQNP from the coding sequence GTGCTTCGCGCCCTGTTATCCCTCTGGCTTTTGCTGGGCATGGCCCTGGCCCAGCCCCAGGTTCCGGTGTGGGGCTTCCGGGTGGTGAATACCTACCCCCACGACCCCACCGCCTTTACCCAGGGGCTGATCTACCACGATGGCTTTTTGTATGAAGGCACCGGCCTCTACGGCCAGTCCAGCATCCGTAAGGTGGAGCTCAAGACCGGGCGGGTGCTGCAAAGCCGTCCGCTGGCCCAGAAATATTTTGGCGAAGGCATTACCCTGTTTCAGAACCGCTTTTACCAGCTCACCTGGCAGAACCAGGAGGGCTTCATCTACGACCTGAACTTCAATCCGGTGGGGCGCTTTACCTACCAGACCGAAGGCTGGGGCCTGACCCACGACGGGGCTCGGCTCATCCTGTCGGATGGCTCCGCGCAGCTCTTCTTCCTCAACCCGCGTACCCTGCGGCCCGAGCGCACCCTTACGGTACGGGCAGGGGGGCAGCCGGTCACGCGGCTCAACGAGCTCGAGTACATTCAGGGCCGCATCTGGGCCAACGTCTGGCAGACCAACCGCATTGCCATCATCAACCCCCAGAGCGGCAACGTGGAAGCCTGGCTCGACCTGACCGGCCTCTCCTTGCTGGCCCAGGCCCGCAACCCCGACCCCGACGCCGTGCTCAACGGCATCGCCTACGACAGCCAGAACCGGCGCATTTTCGTGACCGGGAAACTCTGGCCCTTCTTGTTCGAGATTGAGGTTGTGCAGAATCCATGA
- a CDS encoding DUF192 domain-containing protein → MNGSSPFRGYSVILVALIIAISTAGYFLAGQTLNRMARPQRPVQPGQELRITTDKGTQTLKVYVIRNPNPQDPFPRRKLSEGQGILYQFSAPHDDSWSGLGHQEAISVAFLDRLGKVLALGDVEPCPSSPVGKACPSFAPVLVYRQVLVVPKGWFARNQIGPGARVSLKGLEGNP, encoded by the coding sequence ATGAACGGCTCGAGCCCCTTCCGTGGCTACAGTGTGATTCTGGTGGCACTGATTATCGCTATTTCAACCGCCGGGTATTTTCTAGCCGGCCAGACCCTTAATCGGATGGCCCGGCCCCAGCGGCCCGTTCAGCCTGGTCAGGAGCTTCGCATCACGACCGATAAAGGAACCCAAACGCTCAAGGTTTATGTCATCCGCAACCCCAATCCGCAAGACCCTTTCCCCCGGCGCAAACTATCCGAGGGGCAGGGCATCCTGTACCAGTTTTCCGCTCCCCACGACGATAGTTGGTCGGGGCTGGGCCACCAGGAGGCCATCTCGGTAGCCTTTCTGGATCGGCTTGGGAAGGTTCTAGCCCTGGGGGATGTTGAACCCTGCCCCAGTTCGCCCGTAGGTAAGGCATGCCCGAGCTTCGCACCTGTGCTGGTTTACCGGCAGGTGCTCGTGGTGCCCAAAGGCTGGTTTGCCCGCAACCAGATTGGCCCCGGGGCACGAGTCAGCTTGAAGGGGCTCGAGGGCAATCCCTGA
- a CDS encoding amidohydrolase family protein yields MHLTSIAIFDHHAYPLYTEERWRTEPLERYFTLNPSPEMLPFVRDSLFFRRSLRDLAEFFGCEPSLEALEEARLRHPYLELARWLFAEANISHLLIEDSPGNDDLWPAKTHAQHLALGVGRIVRLEAELEQLLNHHDSASRLLQAFEAHLRGLTPSAAAFKSVVAYRSGLDIGRHNLVELERAYSELRRSPPSHQAPRITSKPLLDSMLWIALKVACETGKVVQFHTGYGDSSLDMRLANPLGLRTVLEAPELRRLKVVLLHGYPYLREAGYLASSYPGVYLDLGLTIPAGSIHAMRTALHEATHLAPLSKVLFSTSARHSPEMFWIAARWGRRIVAQVLEQAVYNGDLSSEESDWAAQRILALNAAELYGTFASSPTEPVVSLF; encoded by the coding sequence GTGCATCTGACCAGCATTGCCATTTTCGATCACCACGCCTACCCGCTTTACACGGAAGAACGCTGGCGCACTGAACCGCTCGAGCGCTACTTCACCCTGAACCCAAGCCCCGAGATGCTCCCCTTTGTGCGGGACAGCCTGTTTTTTCGCCGCAGCCTCCGCGACCTGGCCGAGTTTTTTGGCTGTGAACCCAGTCTGGAAGCTCTCGAGGAAGCACGTCTGCGTCACCCCTACCTCGAGCTGGCCCGCTGGCTGTTTGCCGAGGCCAACATCTCGCACCTTCTTATCGAGGACAGCCCAGGCAACGACGACCTGTGGCCGGCAAAGACCCATGCCCAACACCTGGCTTTGGGGGTAGGGCGGATTGTGCGGCTCGAGGCTGAGCTGGAGCAATTGCTGAACCATCACGACAGCGCAAGCCGACTCCTGCAGGCCTTTGAAGCTCACCTGCGCGGGCTGACGCCATCAGCAGCCGCCTTCAAGAGCGTGGTAGCCTATCGCAGCGGCCTGGATATCGGGCGGCACAACCTGGTCGAGCTCGAGCGGGCCTACAGCGAATTGCGCCGCAGTCCACCTTCGCACCAAGCCCCGCGCATTACCAGCAAACCCTTACTCGATTCCATGCTATGGATCGCCCTGAAGGTAGCCTGCGAAACCGGCAAGGTGGTGCAGTTTCACACCGGCTATGGCGATTCCAGCCTGGATATGCGCCTGGCCAACCCCCTGGGGCTTCGCACGGTGCTCGAGGCCCCCGAGCTGCGCAGGCTTAAGGTCGTCCTGCTACACGGCTATCCCTACCTGCGGGAGGCCGGCTATCTGGCCAGCAGCTACCCCGGGGTTTATCTAGATCTGGGGCTTACCATTCCTGCCGGAAGCATACACGCCATGCGCACCGCCCTGCACGAAGCGACCCACCTGGCCCCCCTCAGCAAGGTGCTCTTCTCCACCAGCGCCCGCCACAGCCCCGAAATGTTCTGGATTGCGGCCCGCTGGGGGCGGCGCATTGTGGCGCAGGTGCTCGAGCAAGCCGTCTACAATGGCGATCTCAGCAGCGAAGAGTCCGATTGGGCTGCCCAGCGCATCCTTGCCCTCAATGCGGCCGAACTCTACGGCACCTTTGCCAGCTCTCCTACCGAGCCCGTGGTGTCATTGTTTTAG
- a CDS encoding GNAT family protein → MIVLGYMWHESIPLEGRFIRLEPLGLEHAPALLEHFDAEMVQYLSNAPREATLEAMQNYIRSLLSAKDRVNWAIFDKASSQMAGRTGYVRVNPEYRSLETTTWIFTPFQGGYVNAESKYLLLCRAFEQLKAIRVQFRADARNSRSCKAIEKLGATFEGILRKDQIYPNGVIRNTAVYSIIDEEWPQVKKGLEARLYKK, encoded by the coding sequence ATGATAGTTTTGGGTTATATGTGGCACGAGAGCATTCCACTGGAGGGCCGCTTTATCAGGCTCGAGCCTCTGGGCCTGGAGCACGCCCCTGCCCTGCTCGAGCACTTCGACGCCGAGATGGTGCAGTACCTGAGCAACGCTCCCCGAGAAGCCACCCTGGAGGCCATGCAAAACTACATCCGCTCGCTGCTGTCAGCCAAGGATCGGGTCAACTGGGCCATCTTCGACAAGGCCAGTAGCCAGATGGCGGGGCGTACCGGCTACGTACGGGTCAACCCCGAGTACCGTTCGCTGGAAACTACCACCTGGATTTTTACCCCCTTTCAGGGGGGCTATGTCAATGCCGAAAGCAAGTATCTGCTTCTCTGCCGCGCCTTTGAACAGCTAAAGGCCATTCGGGTGCAGTTCCGGGCCGATGCCCGCAACAGCCGCAGTTGCAAAGCCATCGAAAAGCTGGGGGCTACCTTCGAGGGCATCCTGCGCAAAGACCAGATTTATCCCAACGGCGTCATCCGCAACACGGCGGTTTACTCCATCATTGACGAGGAGTGGCCTCAGGTCAAAAAGGGGCTCGAGGCCCGGCTTTACAAGAAATAG